The genomic window gaagagcaactgaggagggatccctcttccaggacggacagacgtgcaatagatgtcgtacagaacagatcagcataataaattaacagtaatccgtatgacacaatgagacagagagagaNNNNNNNNNNNNNNNNNNNNNNNNNNNNNNNNNNNNNNNNNNNNNNNNNNNNNNNNNNNNNNNNNNNNNNNNNNNNNNNNNNNNNNNNNNNNNNNNNNNNNNNNNNNNNNNNNNNNNNNNNNNNNNNNNNNNNNNNNNNNNNNNNNNNNNNNNNNNNNNNNNNNNNNNNNNNNNNNNNNNNNNNNNNNNNNNNNNNNNNNNNNNNNNNNNNNNNNNNNNNNNNNNNNNNNNNNNNNNNNNNNNNNNNNNNNNNNNNNNNNNNNNNNNNNNNNNNNNNNNNNNNNNNNNNNNNNNNNNNNNNNNNNNNNNNNNNNNNNNNNNNNNNNNNNNNNNNNNNNNNNNNNNNNNNNNNNNNNNNNNNNNNNNNNNNNNNNNNNNNNNNNNNNNNNNNNNNNNNNNNNNNNNNNNNNNNNNNNNNNNNNNNNNNNNNNNNNNNNNNNNNNNNNNNNNNNNNNNNNNNNNNNNNNNNNNNNNNNNNNNNNNNNNNNNNNNNNNNNNNNNNNNNNNNNNNNNNNNNNNNNNNNNNNNNNNNNNNNNNNNNNNNNNNNNNNNNNNNNNNNNNNNNNNNNNNNNNNNNNNNNNNNNNNNNNNNNNNNNNNNNNNNNNNNNNNNNNNNNNNNNNNNNNNNNNNNNNNNNNNNNNNNNNNNNNNNNNNNNNNNNNNNNNNNNNNNNNNNNNNNNNNNNNNNNNNNNNNNNNNNNNNNNNNNNNNNNNNNNNNNNNNNNNNNNNNNNNNNNNNNNNNNNNNNNNNNNNNNNNNNNNNNNNNNNNNNNNNNNNNNNNNNNNNNNNNNNNNNNNNNNNNNNNNNNNNNNNNNNNNNNNNNNNNNNNNNNNNNNNNNNNNNNNNNNNNNNNNNNNNNNNNNNNNNNNNNNNNNNNNNNNNNNNNNNNNNNNNNNatttaacatcaggaaattggtgctcatccaagtttttatgtctttaaggcagttatggagttaagttaattgattactttcttggccccaaacacctcagaaactctttatctgatgatatagtttctctggatggcattgctctggcctctagcactaccgtaagaaaccttgGAGTAATATTTAtacaagtctttaaaaactcttcagctaattcagaacgaagcggcacgtgtactgacaggaactaagaaatgagatcacatttctcctgttttagcttctctgcactggctccctgtaaaatccagaattgaatttaaaatcctactcctaacatacaaagctttaaatggtcaggctccatcatatcttagagagctcatagtgccatattatcccaccagaacactgcgctcggagaatgcagggttactcgtggtccctaaagtctccaaaagtagatcaggagccagagccttcagctatcaggctcctcttctgtggaatcatcttcctgttgtggtctgggaggcagacactgtcgccacatttaagactagacttaagactgtcctctttgataaagcttatagttagggctggctcaggcttgccttgtaccaacccgtagttaggctgacttaggcctagtctgctggaggaccccctataatacaccaggcaccttctctctctgctggaggaccccctataatacaccaggcaccttctctccctctctctctctctctctctctctctctctctctctctctctctctctctctctctctggtgtcctattactgcatcttgctagctcggccattctggatgtcactaactcggcttcttctccagagcctttgtgctccactgtctctcaggttaactcgtattgcagcggtgcctggatagtgtgacatgtgtggttgtgctgctgctgtagtcCTGCCAGATGNNNNNNNNNNNNNNNNNNNNNNNNNNNNNNNNNNNNNNNNNNNNNNNNNNNNNNNNNNNNNNNNNNNNNNNNNNNNNNNNNNNNNNNNNNNNNNNNNNNNNNNNNNNNNNNNNNNNNNNNNNNNNNNNNNNNNNNNNNNNNNNNNNNNNNNNNNNNNNNNNNNNNNNNNNNNNNNNNNNNNNNNNNNNNNNNNNNNNNNNNNNNNNNNNNNNNNNNNNNNNNNNNNNNNNNNNNNNNNNNNNNNNNNNNNNNNNNNNNNNNNNNNNNNNNNNNNNNNNNNNNNNNNNNNNNNNNNNNattgattgattgattgattgattgattgattgattgattgacttaagactttcctttttgataaagcttatagttaagtctggctcaggcttgccttgtaccagcccttagttaggctgacataggcctagtctgccaggggacctcctataatacaccaccTATACAGTAATACacgagcaccttctctccttcgctctctctctctctctctctctctctctctctctcctttgctaacattcatgtcctgttactgtaTCTCTCTAACttggctctactgcatgtcactaactaggcttcttctccggagcctttgtgctccactgtctggcaGGTTACCTCGTATCGCAGCTGTGCCTGGATCGTGTGACGTGGTTATAtgtattatacacatatgattattgtcacatacatatactatcgtatataaatataaacatacaaCACATTGTACCAaaatagccgtaattattattgtaatattattacttcaTGTGATTGATGACAGCTGAACCTGCCTGCAGTGATGTTGATTCacaagtcaaactttttttgcaGTCTTTTGATCTTACTGCTGTcaaattcttcttttttattcacTGCTGGTTGATGTGAAGTGGTGTTTGATGATCTATGGCTGTGGATTGTGAAATCTAAAGGTGATATTTGGTGGATTGAAACTAGGCCTGTCATCCCAGGAGGCTGACTAGCCAACAGCCTTAGCTGTAGCTACCACCTGGCTTTGGATGCTACCATCACCTTGGCCTTTGCAGCTACCACCACCAGGTCTTAACACCTACCACCACTAGGCCCTGCAGCGGCCCTTCCACCAAGCCGGGCCCTGCAGCAGACCGGGCCCTGCAGCAGCCCATCCACCAAGCCAGGCCCTCCAGCAGACCGGGCCCTGCGGCGGCCCATCCATCGGGCCGGGCCCTGCAGCAGGCCAGGCCCTGCAGCAGCCCATCCACCAAAGCCAGGCCCTGCAGCAGCCCATCCACCAAGCCAGGCCCTGCAGCAGACCAGGCCCTGCAGCAACCCATCCACCAAGCCAGGCCCTGCAGCCCATCCACCAAAGCCAGGCCCTGCAGCAGCCCATCCACCAAGCCAGGCCCTGCAGCAGCCCATCCACCAAGCCAGGCCCTGTAACAGACCAGTACAggagcagccagcagcagccaggCCTCAAGCCTCTAGGAGCAGCCTCCACCATAGCTCCAGCAGCTGCTGGCTACCACCAGGCCAGGCTAACACTGTTGCTCCTGCAACAGCTGCGTTGCCTCCTCCACCATCAGTGTTAGCCAAGGAGCTAACACAAGGCCCAGGCATCTGGAGCAACCCAGCTAACCAGACCAGCTAACCAGCCCAGTCAGAGGCTTGTGAAGAAAGAATGCCGAACGGAAGAAACAACACACGGGGCAAAGACATGACAACTACAGACGACCTGGAAGAGATTAAAAGATCTCTAAACTTTATGTCAGGTGAGCTGACAAAGTTAACATCGCAGCAGGATCGATTAATTGGACTAATAGAGGAAGTGAAATCACTGAAAGCCATactgacagagaaagacagaaagataaTACTACTGGAGCAGAGGGTGGATGAACTGGAGCAATACACAAGACGAGACAACGTAGTATTAACAGGTCTTGAAACTCGACACCGCACCTATGCTAGAGCTACTGCAAACTTGGAGACAACAGAAGATGCCCTGCAGGAATAACTGCTGACATTGGAACAACAAGTGGTGGACTTTCTGCGCAGTAAGAACATAAACATCCAAAGTGATgctatttctgtttgtcacacaTTAccaagaaagacagagaaggcAAAACCAGCTATCATCATAAGATTCATCAATAGAAAGCAGAGGAATGATTTGTTAATGCAAGCAAAGAAACTGAGAGGTACTAATGTATACTTAAATGAACATTTAACAAGAAAAAATGGCATCGCATGAGAGGCAAGGATgttgagaaaacagaaaaatatcacAGCAACATGGACCCGAAATGGCAATGTATGGATTAGGGAAGAAGATGGGTCACAGGCTAAGATGATAAGAGACCTCAAAGACCTAGATAAATTCAGAAGAAGATAATGAAGCTTGGTTGATGTAACTGAAATCAAAGTTGAAGTCAAACTTGATATAGGTGTAAGGTAATGGATTGAAGAGTGGACACAGAATAGATACATATACTGGAACATGGATCCATATACAAACTTAGATGCAGATTCTGAGAGTAAAATATATGATGTAGAAAAGggtacaaacaaaaacatattaattCCTGTTAACAACAAATGTGAGTATTACACTGAGGAGCAATTTAATGATAAACTAAATTTGAATGGAACACTGTCTATCATCCATTTCAGCAGTAGAAGTATAAATTGTaacttaacaaaaataaaagattacTTAAAGCAGTTCAGAAAGAGTTTTAGTATAATTGCAGTGTCAGAAACATGGTTGAAGGATGGGGATATGGATCAATTTCAGATAGAGGGATATGAGTTGTATTATGTAAATGGAAGGAATAGAAAAGGCGGAGGGGTAGCTTTGTATATCAACTCAACTTTGAATTGTAAGGTTGTTGGTAACATGACAACTGTTGTCGACAGTATTATGGAAATTATCACAGTGGAAATTATTAATGAAAAAGCTAAAAATGTTATAATCAGTTGTGTCTATAGATCACCAGGTTCCTGCGTAGAGACATTTACAGACAAAATAATGGAGCTGTTTGACAGGGGCCATAATAagactgtgtttttatgtggaGACTTTAACATTGATCTTGAAAATCCAAGTTCACTGTATACAAGTGAATTCATAAATTCAATGTATAGTTTGAGTCTGTTTCCAATGATATCTAAACCAACAAGAATCACATCACAGACTGCAACTATTATTGACAATATTTTCACAAATGCAGTTGATGGAAATGTAGTGAGTAGGATCTTGATAACTGATGTAAGTGATCATTTACTGTTTTTGCAGTTTATAAAAATTGTCAATGTAATACAATGGAATTCAACTCAGAAAATTGATAAGAAACAGATCAAAAGAAGCCTTGGAGTCACTGAAAGAAgacctaaaaaaacaaaattgggatGGAGTGTACGTAAATGATGTAAATATAGCTTATGATTCATTCATGACGTTATTGATAGATTTGTatgaaaaaaactgtaaactCAGAAGTCTTGCCAAAAAAAATGCTATTGACAAACCATGGATGACTAAAGGACTACGGAATGCCTGCAAGAAGAAAAATTATTTatatagatgttttttttttttaaattaaggtcaaaagaagcagaagataggtataagaaatataaaaataaattagtatGGATAATAAAAAGGCATAAAAAGGAATACTATGATGATTtactaaataaaaatagaagcaATATGAAGGCTACATGGGGAATAAGAAATAGTgtaataaaaaatgataaaataaaatcagctcTTCCAAATTATTTTGTGAAAGAAAATCATGACATTTATGACAAAACTGAAATAGCAAGCGagtttaatgattttttttgtaaatgtaggTCCTAGTCTTGCAGCAAACATACCAACAATAAATGACAATGCAGATGAGAACACAATAAGGGATAATGTGAATAGTATTTTTCTTGGTAAGgttgaaaaagaagaaatactGAGTATTGTAAAAGGTTGTGCAAGTAAAGGATCCACTGACTGTGTAGATATGGAAATGATATTAGTAAAGAACATAATTGAATTGGTTATTGAACCATTTACATACATATGCAATCTATCATTTTCAACAGGGATATTTCCTGAAAGTATGAAAACAGCCAAAGTAATTCCACTTTataaaaatggagataaacatgttttctcCAACTACAGACCAGTATCCTTGCTTCcacaattttcaaaaatattagAGAAATTATTTGTAACCAGGTTAGACAAATTCATCGACAGATACAATATATTAAGCAATAGTCAGTATGGATTTCGTACAAATCACTCCACATCAATGGCACTAATGGAATTAACTGAAGAAATATCCACTGCAATCGACAAgagacattattttttaagtatttttgttGACCTCAAAAAGGCTTTTGATACCATAGATCATATTATACTTCTTAACAAACTGAGTAAATATGGTATCAGAGGGGTAGCACATCAATGGGTTTCTAGCTACTTAGAAAACAGAAAGCAATTTGTGcagataaataatgtaaaatctGAATCATATCATATAAAGTGTGGAGTACCTCAGGGGTCGGTCCTCGgaccaaaactgtttattttgtatattaATGATTTTGTTAATGTATCCAAACTGTTCAAATGTATTCTGTTTGCGGATGAtactactttattttattctggGGAAGATATAACACAGGTGCTGAATGTGGTTAAAAAAGAATTTGAAAGAATATGGTTTGATGTAAATAAATTATCGCTaaatcttgaaaaaacaaactttatgaTATTTAGTAACAGAGGGAAAGGCACTGATGCTTCAATTAATATAGATGGTATTGAAATTAATAGAGTAAGGGAAATGAAGTTTTTGGGTGTCATCCTGGATGAGAATTTGAGTTGGAAATCACATATAAATTATACAAaggtaaaaatatcaaaaacaattGCTCTGTTACACAAAGTAAAGGATTCATTAAagcattgtacattttatacaaCACCATGATTGTTCCGTATCTGACCTACTGTGTTGAAGTTTGGGGAAATGCTTGTAAAACATATACTCAGTcaattttcattttacaaaaaagaGCTATAAGAATAATCAGTAGAAAATGATATAGAGATCCAACAAATCCATTATTCCTTCagttaaaaatgttgaaatttcATGAATTAGAAGATTACAATATTCTGCAAATTATGTTTAAAGCCCATAAAAAAACTTTACCAATCAATATTCAgaaaagatttgaaaaaagagaaagcaagTATAATTTAAAAGGAACAgagatctttaaaaaaaaacaagattcaGAACTAAACTGATGGAACATTGCATTTCTGTGATAGGAATCAGTTTATGGAACAATCTGAACAAAGAAACCAAAGAATCCAAGtcaaacattacatttaaaagaaCAATTAAAGCCAGTATGTTAAGGAAATATATTGAAATATGTTAGTTATGTTTGATTGTCATACCCATTGTCATGAAAGGTATAGtatctaaataaaataaataaataaaaaaataaaaaaataaaaaataaatgtttgaatgGTATCAATTGTATTGTAACTCGGGAACCAAAAAGAACGTGACTGTTTGTGTTGTGGCCGGcagctattttattttatttttgtttattttgttgttgttgttttaatttaagtgcTTTGTAAATTGATTTTTTGGGATAAAGGGGCGGATTAAATAAGATTACTCTTCTTTCTGCTCCCTTTCATTCAGATTTGggaatgttgtgtttatattgtattatttttttttatttttttttttcaatgaatgaaataaaaataaataaataaataaataaataaattacttaatgttgttgtaagctgtcattactgtctgtcctgcatctctctcggtctctgtctctgtctctctttctgtatcattttgtcatatggataaTTGTTAATTtcttatgttgatctgttctgtacgacatctattgcacgtctgtccgtcctggaagagggatccctcctcagttgctcttcctgaggtttctaccatttttccccataaagggttttttttggaggagtttttccttatccgctgtgagggtccaaaggacagaagaatgttgtatgctgtaaagccctgtgaggcaaattgctATGTGTTatctgtgatattgggctttataaataaaactgaattgaattgaattgaaaggCCTCTTCCAAGTTAGAGTCAAAGATGAAGGCTACctctaaaacacacacttctttgAACTCTTCATGAACCACCACAACATCTGGTGTATTGGCAGATAGATGTTAAAAAGTACCTGGGTTACTGTTACAGAGATGAAGCATGGAATgttcaatctggaaatccattggtaaaaaaaaaaaaaaatttctccctttacctctggaggcacagcccggagtttttcgactaacggaagtgcaggggcctcggcgatcgctcacgcccttcactttcggcggtgcccccagggaatcgccgtgttgtttacaaatacttcgggtagaaaaccagcagagtttagctatatatcacatttttcacgtcactatatcaccgtgtagactaatctgatgtttaagtcaataaacacaatgattgaacaaaagttactatttctgtgtgcacgttttgtaaataataacaataataacatcgtagattagctgggcgaACCGTTAGCTGTtgacgttagccgttagcggtgtctgtaataaccatagactgtataaaaataaggtaataactcaataaacggtccgtgaataaaatatttcttccagcggatatcttagttacaacatgattgagctagcaaagcagttttgtgttgctatgtgtggtatttattcagttatgggaaatcacgatgtctagaaagcatcagtggctgcagctgacagggacagctaacagcagcagcaaagctaacatcaggacgtcatctgttaaaagcctcccgttgttggatatgacatgaaactactccagttagctcaatcatgttgtaactaagacatctgctagaaaaaaatttttttttcacgttgacgagatggcgttttgggtggagcggtcgctatgaacgcggagcttgctgtttctgtaggtacacatttcctggggacacctgcacgtctcggccacaCCCCCTCccttgtgattggctaaagcgcagcatcgttcaaactcaaagccccgccctccccccctctctagtcgtctttcacacagggctgccgacagattctacaatgtaaattgcagaatctgttttAAGAGATTATGGAATGTTTGACACTGGAATATCTGTACATTCTCACTTAAGGTgaaaaatggtttgatatgtCCCTTGTCCACTATTCTGTAATGATATGCCATGTACATTGCTTTGCAAGCATTCAAAATGTGTGACATTGTTTCAGTGATCTGTTCTGTGGGGTGATGCAAACAGTGAGGAACCTGTGTCGTAGGAAACCAGATGGAGAGGTTGAGTCGGGTTTGACAGACTTGTAGTCTATAGCTTTTACTGTGAATGTGACAATGTCCTCACTGAGTGCAGTGTTCTTGGGGAATGAATGAGAAACAGAATGATCAGCACAGGAAAGACATGAAAGTTCCCTCTGAAGTTTTAATCcagtcctgtgttgttgttgttgttgttgttgttgttgttgttggtgttgttgtaATCCATAAATTCGCCAGGTGCATGTAGGTGTTAGTGAGTGACTGTGTCCACCATATGTGGCTGTTGCCTTGACAAAGATGAGCGATTCAGTTATAATGTCCTCTGAGACCCTCACAGTCCCAGAGTCAGACCATGCCCACTCCAGGAACACTTCagaaaaaaactaaagaaaactaAAATGTGTCCTTATCATACTCCATACATTGGAGCCTATTTTTATAAGTGTGGTTGCTTGCTTTTTTGCGTACTTGACCACATAATACCTAAGATTTCAATGAGTCCCAtatctgacacacacagttttcataAGCTCTTTATGTGGTGTGTTGTGAGCATAATGTAGCAAGGTCTTAACTTTAATTTGAAGGTTAATTTGATGAATTTGATGaaatattctgttactgtgtatCATTTCTTACCAAATAACTTCTTAACAACTTGGGCAGAACTTGCCAATGGAGAAATTCCACAAGCTACTGAAAGATGATTACATtcatgttttgactttttttttgactcTTCTAATCAAAAGTTGAATACACAACttcttaaatgtaaaatttggaGCAAGAGAGCAAATGTCCATTAATTCTAATTAATAAAGCACCGGTGGACAGTTTTGAAAATGTCTGAACACATTTCCTCTGGGCACAGTTACTTACAGTAAAGTATGAGAAAGGAGATGCCATCTACATCCATGTagctaaacaataaaaaaaataccattATTTGTTTGTAGCTATAGCTGTTTCCCATGTCAacaccgcacacacacaaagtggcATCCTGTGAGTAGCTTAAGGGAtgtgaatgtgcatattaataaACCACTATAATCTCATAAATCATTTTGACTGCGGGCACGCCCCCTCCCCCCTTATTGGCTGCTGCGCGCTTTATGTCGGTTACGTCCCCTCTTAGCAATTTAAATAGTGCCTTGCGCAATTTGATGAATAGTGTCGTTGTCAAAAGCGCTGGAAACAGATCAAGGAACGTTGATAGATGGACAGctggaagagagaggagaggaagaggagctgcGTCATGCCTCCTCCTCACGGTTACATGTAGTTATTTCTCTTCGGAGCTGGATGTCGGGGCGAGTTTCCTCAACTCTTACCGTGCTGTCCCGGGCTTTATGTTGTGTTGCTTTGCGTTTGTTCTGGAGAGCTGTGGAAGGCAGAACATGCCAAGTCTAAGTGTTACAACTGCACGCGTGTCGACGTtcctgtgaatattttctgagcTTCTCAAACTTTACTACAGGAGGAGAAGCTTTGGCTCGTAAAGGTAacatcttgtttttcctctttcttttacCTCTGCGCGCGCATGTCTGAATAAAGCTTTCCTTTAGGCTTATATCTCCTGGTTGGAAACAGCATGTCAGTTAAGATAATTTAACATAGATACTGTATAAAGTTAGAACTAGTTAGGGACCGTTTGTTACTTATGGNggcatgtcaaataattttgaagcactggggaggggcttgtgttttttttattttggctaagAGGAGCACATAGGCCACAAGTTTAAGTGGTTTTATTTGGTATTTATTTGAAATACCATCTAAACCCCAAATCCCATTGATGGGTTTGAAAGCTATGTTTTCTTTGAAAAATACCATAATCACACCATTTCTAGTAGTCagaaagtgtaaaaatgaatgTTACCATCCAATGTCTGTAATTTTTAGGGAGGATTTGCATTTTGCTAAAGaaattagctgtttgttttggtgataaCTCTAACTCCATGCTGCTTGCTTGTTGCTTTGGCTCCAATACTGCTTATATTTGGtgtgaatataaaaaaatatagataTTTATGGTGGAGGAAGGGCTATGCATTTACCCCCAGTCACCCACCAGGGAGactcaaagaaaaatatttgtaacttTGGGGAGGGtcaagataaaaataaataaataaaaaaaatcacagctcAGCCACCCCCTtctctgataaataaagtacagtccCTTGATGctgaataaaacacttttatACTCTTCAAGTATTACATATAGTCTTTTAACTGGCACTCTTCCAAAAGTCCAATTTGTTGCCTTCCCCCTTTCCTCCCTGCACACCAAAATACACTGTTGACTTACGGCCTGTTGCATTAAGTACCTTTCCCTCTGTGTACTTGCCAATCCAAAAATAAGATTACTTGTGGTATATTAACGTTATAGAGTTTCAGTGAACACAATTCTAATATATTTTGCACATCATGTGCTGCACTACTATGTACAGAGACATATCTGTGAAAATATTTAAGTTATTCTCTCGTGTTGATCGATATGTTAGTGTCTGGGTCAACCTGTCACAGCTTTTAAAGGGATCATGTAACAATTATTAGCAGTCATGCTGAAGCCCTGTCTAGGTTTGTCACAGCAAATGAAAATGGCTGATGTGTGCCTAGTCATAAATACAAAAAGGGCTTTACAATAAACTCCTGCTCTTAATTATTAAGTAAATATCCTCCAATGGAAACCGAAATGAGTACATTTTACACAAAAATATGTcaattctgacattttacaaggAATCAGTGTGTGAGAATTGAAGTACTCTTAAAAAGGCAGAAAAGTGAATATAGCTGGGTCCAGCTGTTCTACCTGTCTCAGTTGTCAAACCTCTACTCTATGCGTCTAGGAGCCTTTGAGGGCCCACATCAGCATGGTGAACAGCCAAGCGTCAGGCATACCGCCAGCCCCCAGGTCATGTGCAGGATGCGGGGGGAAGATTGCAGACCGCTTCCTGCTCTTCTCCATGGAGCGCTACTGGCACACTCATTGCCTCAAGTGCTCTTGCTGCCAAGCCCAGCTGGGGGACATTGGCACCACCTGCTACAGCAAAGGGGGCATGATTCTGTGTCGAAGTGACTACATCAGGTGAGAGGAAGGAAGAggtggcagaggaggaggaaggaggaggcgAGAAAGCTGCTGGTTTTTAGATTTTGGAGGCTGTACAGACTGAgcaatctgtgtttttgtgtttgcagaCTGTTCGGGCACAGCGGGGCGTGCAGCGCCTGCGGCCAGTCGATCCCAGCCAATGAAATGGTGATGAGGGCGCAGGGAAATGTTTACCACCTCAAGGTAAATCCCCAGTTCTCACATCAATGGGCTTTATCTCCTGCTGCTTGTTTAACAGAAACATCTGGGATTTGTTGGGGAGAGACAGTGGAACGGGAGGATGTGTCCCCTTAGTATCAGGAGAGAAATTGGTTGTGTCCTCCATCATTTACCTCATGTACTCAATTTTACACTTTGATTGAGAcatattttaagatatttcaaagtgattcatatttttattaatacTTATCAATCTGGTTTCAGTGTCTCAGGTGACTTTGCTGACAAAATTTTGTTTCAACTCTTGATATCATGCTCAAAATATATTACTGTGCTGTAGCATGTTGAATTTGATCAATTTCTTAccctttgtttattttctgctcCTCTGTAGTGTTTCAGCT from Epinephelus moara isolate mb chromosome 8, YSFRI_EMoa_1.0, whole genome shotgun sequence includes these protein-coding regions:
- the si:dkey-90l8.3 gene encoding LIM domain transcription factor LMO4 isoform X1; this encodes MVNSQASGIPPAPRSCAGCGGKIADRFLLFSMERYWHTHCLKCSCCQAQLGDIGTTCYSKGGMILCRSDYIRLFGHSGACSACGQSIPANEMVMRAQGNVYHLKCFSCATCRNRLMPGDRFHYINGTIFCEHDRPGAVLLNSHLPPLQSSSVLTDQKLNIIETEQLMLLQEVSRVRCPASQVC
- the si:dkey-90l8.3 gene encoding LIM domain transcription factor LMO4-B isoform X2, coding for MVNSQASGIPPAPRSCAGCGGKIADRFLLFSMERYWHTHCLKCSCCQAQLGDIGTTCYSKGGMILCRSDYIRLFGHSGACSACGQSIPANEMVMRAQGNVYHLKCFSCATCRNRLMPGDRFHYINGTIFCEHDRPGAVLLNSHLPPLQSSSVLTDQKVC